The following coding sequences lie in one Myxococcus xanthus genomic window:
- a CDS encoding TonB-dependent receptor domain-containing protein, whose amino-acid sequence MFDYNGMFLDNHLLLSFKAGWLNHKAVSRVSTGDARRAQRRFHAKTEGYYLLHAVGTHVFKASIDAEHSMHDSVHPVASRAASTVLGGFVQDTWTVSHLLTLQGGARYDVQSLREGLDGRRALTAYLLSPRAGVVINPRTMYHSQLFASFAKYHDLVPLGLMDAESGQGVTFDPNLVPTSSREVIVGASHEFRPTQNGNLWFQLAAHYARRRLDTTLASVDGPDDEGVLIGNPGIGLAAALPKAVRTYDAVTVSVQPKFYWVRTQFSYTWSRLYGNQTEPLGADAGRPLVRQQLLPADRAHSIKATGTRGFELARKLHLLTGVSYQGASGTPRDDLGTRNRWVHVLDAHVDLKYQVSRFESVSFELDALNLLNTQPGAWLGEGRSVESDGVPPLYVLPPLQVRFGVRYSF is encoded by the coding sequence ATGTTCGATTACAACGGCATGTTCCTGGACAATCATCTGCTCCTTTCCTTCAAGGCGGGATGGCTGAATCACAAAGCCGTCAGCCGCGTATCGACTGGCGATGCGCGGCGAGCGCAGCGCCGCTTTCACGCGAAGACCGAGGGATATTACTTGCTGCACGCCGTGGGGACTCACGTGTTCAAGGCGAGTATTGACGCGGAGCACTCCATGCACGACTCGGTACATCCGGTCGCATCCCGTGCGGCAAGCACAGTCTTGGGGGGATTCGTGCAGGACACATGGACCGTGAGTCACTTGCTCACGCTTCAAGGCGGCGCTCGCTATGATGTGCAGTCCCTGAGGGAGGGGTTGGATGGGCGCCGGGCGCTCACGGCCTACCTGCTCTCACCGCGGGCTGGCGTGGTCATCAATCCACGGACGATGTATCACTCGCAGCTCTTCGCATCCTTCGCGAAGTACCACGACCTGGTGCCGCTCGGGCTCATGGATGCAGAATCGGGCCAAGGTGTCACCTTCGATCCCAACCTCGTCCCGACGTCCTCCCGTGAGGTCATCGTGGGGGCTTCGCATGAGTTTCGTCCAACGCAAAACGGAAATCTCTGGTTCCAGTTGGCTGCGCACTATGCCCGGCGTCGGCTTGATACCACACTGGCGTCCGTCGACGGCCCAGACGATGAGGGTGTGCTGATTGGCAATCCGGGTATCGGGCTCGCAGCGGCGCTTCCGAAAGCTGTTCGTACTTATGATGCCGTGACGGTGTCGGTACAGCCGAAATTCTATTGGGTGCGCACCCAATTCAGCTACACATGGTCGAGATTGTACGGAAACCAGACCGAGCCACTCGGCGCCGATGCAGGGCGCCCCTTGGTTCGACAGCAATTGCTTCCGGCGGACCGCGCTCATTCCATCAAGGCCACCGGTACCCGTGGTTTCGAGTTGGCTCGTAAGCTTCACCTGCTCACAGGGGTTTCCTACCAGGGCGCATCTGGAACGCCACGGGATGACTTGGGGACCCGGAATCGTTGGGTCCACGTCCTCGATGCCCACGTGGACTTGAAGTATCAAGTGTCGAGATTCGAGTCGGTGTCGTTCGAGCTTGATGCACTCAACCTGTTGAATACGCAGCCGGGGGCGTGGTTGGGAGAGGGGCGCTCGGTGGAGTCTGACGGGGTGCCCCCCTTGTATGTCCTGCCGCCGCTACAGGTGCGGTTCGGAGTGCGCTACTCGTTCTGA